One segment of Hippopotamus amphibius kiboko isolate mHipAmp2 chromosome 2, mHipAmp2.hap2, whole genome shotgun sequence DNA contains the following:
- the RBM18 gene encoding probable RNA-binding protein 18 isoform X1, which yields MEAETKSLPLENASILSEGSLQEGHRLWIGNLDPKITEYHLLKLLQKFGTVKQFDFLFHKSGALEGQPRGYCFVNFETKQEAEQAIQCLNGKLALSKKLVVRWAHAQVKRYDHNKNDKILPISLEPSSSTEPAQSNLSVTAKIKAIEAKLKMMAENPDAEYPAAPVYSYFKPPDKKRTTPYSRTAWKSRR from the exons ATGGAAGCAGAAACCAAAAGTCTTCCCCTGGAGAACGCATCCATCCTTTCGGAGGGTTCCCTACAGGAAGGGCACCGGTTATGGATTGGCAACCTGGACCCCAAAATCACAGA ATACCACCTCCTCAAGCTCCTGCAGAAGTTTGGCACAGTGAAGCAGTTCGACTTCCTCTTCCACAAGTCAGGTGCTTTGGAGGGACAGCCTCGAGGGTACTGTTTCGTTAACTTTGAAACTAAGCAG GAAGCAGAACAAGCCATCCAGTGTCTCAATGGCAAGCTGGCTCTGTCCAAGAAGCTGGTGGTGCGATGGGCACACGCTCAAGTGAAG AGATACGATCATAACAAGAATGATAAGATCCTTCCAATTAGTCTTGAGCCATCCTCAAGCACTGAGCCCGCTCAGTCTAACCTAAG TGTTACTGCAAAGATAAAAGCCATTGAAGCAAAGCTGAAAATGATGGCAGAAAATCCTGATGCGGAGTATCCAGCAGCGCCTGTGTATTCCTACTTCAAGCCACCAGATAAAAAAAGGACTACTCCTTATTCTAGAACAGCTTGGAAATCTCGAAGATGA
- the RBM18 gene encoding probable RNA-binding protein 18 isoform X2 has protein sequence MANQTPRASQGLFFLHRYHLLKLLQKFGTVKQFDFLFHKSGALEGQPRGYCFVNFETKQEAEQAIQCLNGKLALSKKLVVRWAHAQVKRYDHNKNDKILPISLEPSSSTEPAQSNLSVTAKIKAIEAKLKMMAENPDAEYPAAPVYSYFKPPDKKRTTPYSRTAWKSRR, from the exons ATGGCCAACCAAACTCCCAGAGCATCTCAGGGGCTGTTCTTTCTCCACAGATACCACCTCCTCAAGCTCCTGCAGAAGTTTGGCACAGTGAAGCAGTTCGACTTCCTCTTCCACAAGTCAGGTGCTTTGGAGGGACAGCCTCGAGGGTACTGTTTCGTTAACTTTGAAACTAAGCAG GAAGCAGAACAAGCCATCCAGTGTCTCAATGGCAAGCTGGCTCTGTCCAAGAAGCTGGTGGTGCGATGGGCACACGCTCAAGTGAAG AGATACGATCATAACAAGAATGATAAGATCCTTCCAATTAGTCTTGAGCCATCCTCAAGCACTGAGCCCGCTCAGTCTAACCTAAG TGTTACTGCAAAGATAAAAGCCATTGAAGCAAAGCTGAAAATGATGGCAGAAAATCCTGATGCGGAGTATCCAGCAGCGCCTGTGTATTCCTACTTCAAGCCACCAGATAAAAAAAGGACTACTCCTTATTCTAGAACAGCTTGGAAATCTCGAAGATGA